The region AAGCTATAACCTCACCTTCAAATCCACGTGACAGCCATGTTTTCCCCTTGGCTGCCATAATGGAGGCTTGATattagaagaaaaatgaaaaggtcCACAGTCTGGCCACATATGATGAAACTGATGTGTCAGCTGCAATGAATTACATACGTATGCCTTTAAGACAAGGATCTCTGAAACATGCACTAGATCTATGTTGAAGAAAAAAGGATATCATTCATCAAAATGTATAGttgcattaaaatgttaattttttaagtgaaaaattgtcttttcctttacataatattttgtatttctctgtACAAAGCAAAGGGGCTGTGGTAGcatcctgctgtgtggtgggtctggggttcaagtcatgcTTGGGATACCTTTTGGCAGActtgcatcctgtccagggtgtgtgccctcccccagCCCCGCGCTGCTGGGCTAGACCCTGCCTTGCTGACAACCGGCTTccgacagtgtgtgtatatacagcaaTATATGTATCCATTAAGGCTTTACTTACGACCACCTGGATTTACAATGGCCATCCCATTTACCTTACCagcacagctggtagtttagtggtgAGAGCCATTACCCTTGGACCTGTAAGTTCAAGTCTCTCCTCCTTTtatagtaccctcaagcaaagtacttacccaaaattgttcagctgtataagtgggttaataattgtaagttgttttggaaaaaagcatcagctaactgagtaaatctaatattacatttacatttattcacttagcagtcacttttttgcaaagtgacttacaatgtatactatgtagtgttactagcccacacaccttattaaccaaggtgacttacactgctagatacactacttacattgggtcactcatccatacatcattatTACATAATATTATTCTTGAGTCCCGAAGTCTGGTCAAAACGACGACTGCTCCATCTGGTGTATGACAACACTAGCTGGCCGTGCTGCCGCACAATATTTATCATTGTTTTCATCTCGCTCAGCATTTTGGCGTCtagcaaacattttgtttgtgattcccttcGAGTTATTCCTTGTTTAAAATGGCTAGTAAGTGGAAAAGACAGTATTCTGGAGGTGATGCAAAAAAGTATAAGATgatagatttaaaaatgaaagttgaAATAATAGTACAGCATGAaactataatactgtactgcatttatattgtTACTCTATATAAGCATTATTTTGACATAAATAAGGtgtgaaatagaaaataaagtCCTGTTCTACATTAtcacattcatgcatgttaactgtttatatatgtattcatGTGGTTCATAAAACATAAGGAATTTTCAAATAAGCTTATGATGGCATAGTTGGAATGGAGTTCCATCTGTTTAAATGGGGCACCAAGTAGTGCAATttttagagcttctgccttttagctcagaggttgcaggtttgaatcccacctcctactgtagtatccttgtGCAAggcacttaatttttttttaatttgaagtgCAGTAAAAGTCACCAAAGTTtttaaatgggtacataattgtaggCCATTGTAAGTTGCCCTGGAGAGAAGTTTCAGGTAAAGGAATCAATGGAAATACAGAaagctatctatctatctatctatctatctatctatctatctatctatctatctatctatctatctgttttaCACAGAGCTTGTTGAACCTTCTCCTGATCCTTATTTAATACTACATCGTGTTTGGTTGTGCAGATGAATGGTGCCTTTTCAGAACATTCAAAGAAAGTGTCTTTTCAACCTGCATGAATACTGCTATCACCCTGAATGCCAGAgactcatttatactgcagcCTGAGCAGTATAACGGACAACCTACATTTTGCTTGAAGCTCCTGCCATCCCAAATTTAATATTGGGATGTGAGTAGGATTAGTCTGTCTTAGTGCAAAGAGAATGCTTTGCCGATTAAGGCTTCTTTTGAGACTGACAATGGCCGGAGATATTATGCAAAGCAAGAGGAAATTGTGTAAGATTTGATTCAGCTTATGGTAAAAATGAACATTGGCCACTACATTTAATCTattgcatttttgtgtgtgtcctaAAGTATAGGAAGTACaatatattaacaatattaCAACAAATCAAGGCTATTTAGACACATATGACTGTTGTGTATGTTATGGAGTGCCAAAGAAATGGAGTATTTATGAGGTTAAGTTGAAAAGTACCACAATATTAAAACTCTAGTCAAAAGTAAACTATTGTGGACACTTTTTGACTTGTCCTGTTATATATATTTGTCGCTGGGGATCTGTAGTTCATTAAACTACTGCTGATACTGCTTAGTACAAATACTGCTATTTGAGAACGATATAATGACCAACCCACATTGTTACAGGAGAGTCCGTTCCTTTTAGTTCTGTGCACACTTGCCATAGCGATGACCcatatgaataatgtaaatttctGTATAAACCTTTACTGTACACTAGGATTGCATGTGTTTGTCTGCACATTTATACTGACATACTGGCATTATGGTGACCACAGTATACTATATTGCACAGTTTCCAAGCTGCCCTTTGTTCCTCGCTATTCCCCTGGTACACCAAGACAACAAGCAGATCCCACACAGGCCGGGAATCTATGTCTGTGCTGGTTCACTTTGCGGATGCCTGAATGAGCCCGCTGCAAGGGACCTGTAATCTcctgccagctgtcccctctATCCCTCCATGACTAACTAGATTCATTGCCTACAAGAGCCATGGGACACGATTCCTCCTCGTCGGCTTTGTCCCGGCCGCCTCCATCCGGCTCTGGGGAGACCTCATCCACAGGCCTGCAATGGGCCCTGCAATCTGAGGGCTGGCAGCCATGCCAACGCAGCAGTGTGGGtgtcatattttcaatttatatgCAGTCACATTATTTCTCAAAGGCAATGGGGATATCCTttttaatatcaataataataataataataataataagaagaagaagaagaagaagaagaagaataagaataagaatcaGAATGGCTGTactatttttaaacatttaaatgataaattgcTCTGTATGATCTCTatgtaagggggtgcagtggcgcagtgggttggaccacagtcctgctctccggtgggtctggggttcgagtcccgcttggggtgccttatgacggactggtgtaccgtcctaggtgcgtcccctccccctccggccttacaccctgtgttgccgggttggctctggttccccccgaccccatatgggatgagcggttctgaaaatgtgtgtgtgatctctatgtatgctgtttaaaaaaaaaaaaacaaaaagaggtgCGTGAATACGGAAGTTCATCAAgaacaactttttaaattattcataacaATCAGTTAATGAGTAGTAAAGACAAAAAGTCAGCGCCTCTGCACCACACCTCTTACTGTGCCATGTTTTCGCAAGCATTTTCCCTGGAATGTCCCCTGCTCAAACATACTGGGCTGATATGCGAACTTTAATCTTGTTTGACTGgtctcagttcagttcagtttaattctgtttatttttacacagcacATTTCTTACGAGAGAAACAGAGCGTGCTGAGCAGTTAGCAAGAATAATTAAGCTATACAGGATGTGATAATCAACAGTAATAGTTTACTATGGAGTAAACCAgctgacagctgaggagaggaaaacagaaaaactgcacagaaagaggaaaataaacatatgcgggtccaagtaccagtggctgcctacCCATTCCCACTTTTAAGCATTCTAAAGTGGTAGGAGATTGCAGACAGGAGATTGTGTGGCTATATCTAATACAAAAAAGGGTTGTACAACTGTCAGGGTTGAGCGATACTCTATGGAAGTGAATTTGTAGTGCAGGCCCAAAGTTGCTGATCACATCGGTTGAGGTTTCCAGTCATCGGCTCTCGGTAAAATGTGACCTGTCCAGAGGCTGGCTGTATACTGTTGCCACTGTGGGCCTCTCTGGGAGAGGGGTGAAACAAGATCAGATAGGATCTGGCTATATGCATCAGTGGTTTGTCCTTGTAGCTAATATGAACTTCAAGTGttgacagacagaaagacaaacaattattaaaaaaaaaaaaaaactgctgcatttCTTTGTTGAATTATTTTGAACACAAATGTCCAAAGGTTACTGACAGCCAGTGTCACAGCCCCTGAAGAACAATTTATTTCTGAGAGGTCAAAACTTGGACTTCAAAAAATGTAATAGTTGGGCATAATCCTAGCttttagtaatttatttatttgtttgtttattgttccCTACAGGCTTTCTAAGCACGGGAGACCAAGCCGCAAAGGGTAACTATGGACTACTGGACCAAATTCAGGCGCTGAGGTGgattaaagaaaacattcaggCTTTCAAAGGGGATCCCAAAAGGGTCACAATATTTGGGTCTGGTGCTGGAGCATCTTGTGTAAGCTTGCTCACACTTTCCCACTACTCTGaaggtaaatgtgtgtgtgtgtgtgtgtttttttcttttttttcttaactttttcCTGACTGCCTTTCCAGTTCATACCAACTTCTTAAActgtaagaataaaaaaagcaaaaaaaccttttggattaatatagcaaaaaaaatattgtgcaaTGATTTTATGACAgcttttttgcaatttttaaagaaaattaatttttttacctTAAAAATATGCCTGGCTTTCCATTGTATGACCCTGTACGGTGTTAATTTGAAGTTTCAATTTCAGAAAGAATTACTCATATGATGCTTGCCAAAAAATAATCACAAGACTacattacaaacattttcttctcttcctttgtgtatttttttatatatgcagTTCCTTTCCCTACAAAATAAATTagactaaatgtaaaatgtgttaacATAGTCGACTGTTTTTGTGGTgttaaaatgcttgtttttatCTGAAAAGGAGTGACCTATTTTACAATGAAACATAATGTCACCATTGTAATGTCACACGTTAGTGCATTTTCCACCTCAGAATATCATTCAGCAATTTAAAGGTCAAATAATTCTATTTCAAAATCAAGGACTCCCAAAGTCACCTGCTCCAACCAAATACACAATAGAGCTAAAATGAGACGGACAGACACGGCTCTGCTGTTCAGTATCAACTTTATTGACTTGGCAGAATGATAAAGATGTTAAATGTTACGTTAAatgttatgttaaaaatgtgactAATTGTTATGAGATTGACAACTCTCACGTTTAGATGCCAAgtattatgtatttttcttattttattggaTTCAACAGCAAACATTGGTTGTTTGAATGtcaattttaaacataaattcAATGTAATGAAAGTCTACTTAGCAATTTCATTATGATGAAATTGGAATAGAGATATGTATGTGAGGGGTCATTATAATGTATTCTTCATGTTACGCTTCTTTCATTAGTTGTATATATTATACCCAGTTCATTGCAGGAGAGACTGcccttttatttaatttctgcataCTAGCTGTTTGGCCCTCAGCATCCTCTACAAGTCATTGCCTGTCTCTATATCCATTTATGTAGTTAACACGCAATCTTCCATATTTGGTCAAAAAATATAGTAAAGATGAAACAACACAAGTATATTCCAGTCCATTTTAAGTTGTGGCTTGCTggtacatttaataaaaaatgttaaaaaaaatcttaaaatgtgCTCCACTGATACCTGGTGCTTTAATATCACCTCCATCTCTTGCAGATCTATTTCAGAAAGCCATCATCCAGAGCGGCACAGCACTGTCCAGCTGGGCAGTGAACTACCAGCCTGCCAAATATACCCAGATGCTGGCAGAGAAGGTTGGCTGCAACATGCTTGACACTATAGATTTGGTGGAGTGCCTCCAGAACAAGAACTACAAAGAACTCATAGAGCAGTACATCACTCCTGCAAAGTACCACATTGCTTTCGGACCGGTCATTGACGGTGATGTTATACCAGACGACCCGCAGATCTTGATGGAGCAGGGCGAGTTCCTGAATTACGATATAATGCTGGGCGTCAACCAGGGAGAAGGATTTAAGTTCGTGGATGGCATTGTGGACAGTGAAGATGGTGTGTCCGCCAACGATTTTGATTTTGCTGTGTCAGACTTTGTCGATCACCTGTACGGCTACCCGGAAGGGAAGGACACTCTCCGGGAAACCATTAAATTCATGTACACAGACTGGGCTGACAAAGAGAACCCAGAGACCCGGAGGAAGACATTAGTTGCACTCTTCACAGACCATCAGTGGGTTGCGCCAGCCGTGGCCACAGCAGATCTGCACGCTCAGTATGGCTCACCCACTTACTTCTACGCATTCTATCATCACTGCCAGAGTGACATGAAGCCCAGCTGGGCAGACTCAGCACACGGAGATGAGGTTCCTTATGTCTTTGGAATCCCGATGATTGGCCCCACAGACCTCTTCAACTGCAACTTCTCCAAAAATGATGTGATGCTAAGTGCAGTCGTCATGACTTACTGGACTAACTTTGCCAAAACAGGGTAGGCATAAAAATTTCTGTTTCTGCCTTTTGACTTTTGTTACAATGCTATTATGACCTTGTTACCAGTAATACCTAGTGCACTTGATGAGATGGTAGAAGTCAGAAAAGATGAATGTTACATTACTTGGTAGGAGTGCCGCTCAGATGATTCCTACGATCCGCTTCCGGGGAAGGATGAacctgagagaaaaaaaaacagtaatagtTAGGCACTGACATTCTCTATATATTTTCTAAGCAATGGAGTAAGTACCTGATCTCCTCACTGAACTTACCAGTAATTTGGGAAGTGAAATGAAAGCTTGGATTTTGACTCATCTTTTTAATAGTTACCACAGGAAAGTACACATAATTTtgagaagaaaacagagaaaaaaatgaataatcacAGCCAACCTGTTACTAAAATACTTTACCAGCTATGCAGGTCAGTTGCTGTAGTTATGACATTGATACACGTTACACCTGTACTGAATACAGCTTAATTTATTATCTGAACTGAAATGAAGCTAGTGAGAGGGGTGCAGTATTGTCTCACTCCCGGCCTTATGGATGCAATGCAATTTTTGTACATACCCTGACTCTACATTTTGTTACCCAGGCACTGAaagactgcagtgttttttttttttgtagcttccTCAGTCTCCTGCTGCAAATatgcactatttttttttcaaactggttcaaatgtaaatgttaatgtaactgGCTTCATCTCTATCTGTAGTTTGACATTCACCCTTCTGGAAACAGTCTCTCTTCCAAATACTAGACTGTTTTTCATCACATATATTTTCGCTTTCATATATTTAAGTAGCAAATGGAAATTTCTTCTCTTAAAATTGTACGCAAACAAATAATACACTTTTGAACAACTGTTCATCCTAAAATGGGTTTTGAATGCACTGAAAATACATGACtgaggaacaaaaacacacagtggtAACAAAAGTTATTATAATGTTATTACATTTGTGTAATTAATAATGATTTGGATTGCGGAGTGTTATCTGTTCATGCATGTGTGCTCatcatacatgaataaataaactgtgcAGACTCTCTCTGATCTGCAGTTTAAACTAGTTTCCTAGAGGCAAAAAATTTCCTcgaaaaaatataagaaatgcaCGGATGAAATGTGGCATGCTGATAGCGCTTAATGTTGAGTAATGTTGCTTTTATAGACTGGCACtactaaaagaaaaaaggaaaagccaTATATTTTGGCTTAACTACAATTATTTGATGTTGGTATTGGCATTTCAGTTCACTATTTAAGTTCTTTTTCCTCCTATTTTTGCTTGGAATTTTTAATGATATGATGCTAACACAAAACACAGTCTTGTAACCGATGACTGACATTATGTACTGTTTATTTGTTATCACATACCTCATtaaatttctttgtatttttctttaagtGATCCAAACCAGCCTGTACCCCAGGACACAAAATTCATCCATACGAAACCGAACCGCTTTGAGGAAGTGGCCTGGTCCAAATACAATCCTAAGGATCAGCTGTACCTCCACATTGGTCTGAAGCCCAGGGTCAGGGACCACTATAGAGCTACCAAGGTTGCCTTCTGGTTGGAACTTGTGCCCCACTTGCACAACATAAACGAGCTGTTCCCTTACGTGTCGACGACAACCAAGATCCCGCCGCAGGATACCACCCCCTACCTGTGCACTAAACGTTTCCCTGGGAAAACGTGGCTCTCCACTACACGCCACCCAGTCGTTCCTCCTGCTAACACCAAGCAGGTGACCGACCAGCGAAAGTCAGGGGAGCCTGAAGAGAACACCATCATAGTGGAGAATAAGCGTGATTACTCCACAGAGCTGAGTGTCACCATCGCTGTAGGTGCCTCGCTGCTCTTCCTCAACATATTGGCCTTCGCTGCGCTTTACTACAAAAAGGACAAGAGACGCCATGAGTCGAATCGGCGACCCAGCCCCCAGGCAAACGCCGCCAACGATGTGGCTCACATCCAAAATGAGGAGATTATGTCCCTGCAGATGAAGCAGATGGAGCATGAGCATGGGTGTGAGGCCCTGCAGGCTCAGGACACCCTACGGCTCACCTGCCCACCTGACTACGCCTTCACCCTACGCCGCTCCCCAGATGACATCCCCCTTATGACTCCAAACACAATCACTATGATCCCCAATTCATTGGCTGGGATGCAGCCCATGCATACTTTCAACACCTTCAGTGGCCCTCAGAACAGTACTAATCTCCCCCATGGGCATTCTACAACAAGAGTATAGCTCTATCTATACGTCCCTGTAGCGATCCAGGGTGGCAGTGAAAAGTGTGACTTTCCAAATGAGACTGATTACAGACaatacaatattattttaatacctTCTTAAGccttcttaaaaaaatatattatagtTGAACTTTGCTTACCTGTGAAATGTGGCAAGTGAATGTCACCATAGAAACAAACTTCTTTCAGATGTTTGCCTCTGGAAGGATTGAACTGAACAGATCCAGTTACAATGAACAAATACTAACTTTGAATGATGATAAGACCGCAGAAATGgcatatgtttgtgtgtagcAAGTGATAACAAAGTCAACTCAAAGCTTTGTTTGTGTCATAGACTGAATGACAGGAGCAACCAATGAGGACTGTGTTGTGGCAGAGTTTTCAAAGTGAAAAGTCAAAGAAATCAAGAGGTTGTCAAGGGACTATGCATTGAAATCAGTTGAAATGTTCAAAGTCAAAATTTCCCAGCCTGAAGTGTATTTATGAAActttgtaaaatgaaaatgtaaatagctgTGAGTAAAACAAATACGAAAAggtacaaagaaaaaatacaaataaaatgatttcactgttttttgAGTTAAAAATATGGCTTTTGAAAAGATTGTGCATTCAGTTTAGAAGTGTGTAAATATTGCTTCTATATTTTTTCTAATGTCTAATGACATCCATTAGCTTGAAAGTATATATCCTGCAGATCATAGCTAATTTCTCAGATGTTCCTAAACTTTATTTCTGCGAACACCTGTTGCATGCCGCGAGTGTTGCTTTATGACTTTTTCAACCCATAGCCACAGCCACTCATTGTCTTTAACTGAGGAGGGTATTGTGTTTCATTGGTGATTCTGtagacacaagcacacacatacaacataaaaaaaaaaaaaaaaatccttcagacACAAATACTATTTATCTGTCATGGTAGAAAGTTCACATGCTCTCTGGTTTTTACTTAAAGAGTTCCATAATTCCACTTCTGCAAATCTcaaaaatttctgaaatgtgataatgtaatttttttggcTCAAAAAATTATTTAGACCATTTTATCATGTTGGAGCAACTCTGTTGTACCTCATGTACTCACCCTGAGTTTTACTTTTCTCTACCATAAGCTGCTtgatataattttattataggCCTTTTAGCAACCTAAACACTGCCTCAGCGTAAAAAAGACCAGCATTGTATTATTTACAAAAGGGCAGTGGATTTTGTATTATAATATAAGTTCAATATGTTTGTAATTATATGTTAGATATTTCATATGCTAGCAGTATGTATAGTATTGTGCCAAGCTTGTGACCCATTGACTTTAAACGAAAGTGAAtgattttaattataataatttcacaaaacacTAACCCTGACCCtcattatatttatgcattcagAAAAGAAGtggtaaaatatatacatatattacattaatatGGAGGATTACAATGCTGTATTTGTAGATTTAAGCAAATGTACCACCCAGGTTATTAATCCTTCAACTTTTGAAACACTCATCGTTTTCAAGTAGGATATTAAATTATACTGTTTGtctcatattttatgtttttgccTTAAGTGATAGATGATATTTCTGGctgaaaactgtatttttttctgcctcatttttaataaaatattaaaatattttctaagacagtgtttacatatttatattgtttctttatattattatgTGCATTTCTATTTGCATATAATTTGAAGAATCCTGTTACAAGACATGCAGAAAAGATACAACTAATTTACACTTCTAATTCTCTATT is a window of Scleropages formosus chromosome 14, fSclFor1.1, whole genome shotgun sequence DNA encoding:
- the LOC108920485 gene encoding neuroligin-4, X-linked-like isoform X9, translating into MAKPGGIAWPPFIFTPICLMLNVNLIFWIAALAVRFTIINCQQVQHTIVTTNYGKLRGLKTPLPNEILGPVEQYLGIPYASPPTGERRFQPPEPPSSWPGIRNATQFAPVCPQYLEDRFLLNDMLPVWFTANLDTVVTYVQDQNEDCLYLNIYVPTEDGSKLSKNNESCMHYPRLQEDIHDENGLKPVMVYIHGGSYMEGTGNMIDGSVLASYGNVIVVTINYRLGVLGFLSTGDQAAKGNYGLLDQIQALRWIKENIQAFKGDPKRVTIFGSGAGASCVSLLTLSHYSEDLFQKAIIQSGTALSSWAVNYQPAKYTQMLAEKVGCNMLDTIDLVECLQNKNYKELIEQYITPAKYHIAFGPVIDGDVIPDDPQILMEQGEFLNYDIMLGVNQGEGFKFVDGIVDSEDGVSANDFDFAVSDFVDHLYGYPEGKDTLRETIKFMYTDWADKENPETRRKTLVALFTDHQWVAPAVATADLHAQYGSPTYFYAFYHHCQSDMKPSWADSAHGDEVPYVFGIPMIGPTDLFNCNFSKNDVMLSAVVMTYWTNFAKTGDPNQPVPQDTKFIHTKPNRFEEVAWSKYNPKDQLYLHIGLKPRVRDHYRATKVAFWLELVPHLHNINELFPYVSTTTKIPPQDTTPYLCTKRFPGKTWLSTTRHPVVPPANTKQVTDQRKSGEPEENTIIVENKRDYSTELSVTIAVGASLLFLNILAFAALYYKKDKRRHESNRRPSPQANAANDVAHIQNEEIMSLQMKQMEHEHGCEALQAQDTLRLTCPPDYAFTLRRSPDDIPLMTPNTITMIPNSLAGMQPMHTFNTFSGPQNSTNLPHGHSTTRV
- the LOC108920485 gene encoding neuroligin-4, X-linked-like isoform X13 — protein: MAKPGGIAWPPFIFTPICLMLNVNLIFWIAALAVRFTIINCQQVQHTIVTTNYGKLRGLKTPLPNEILGPVEQYLGIPYASPPTGERRFQPPEPPSSWPGIRNATQFAPVCPQYLEDRFLLNDMLPVWFTANLDTVVTYVQDQNEDCLYLNIYVPTEDDIHDENGLKPVMVYIHGGSYMEGTGNMIDGSVLASYGNVIVVTINYRLGVLGFLSTGDQAAKGNYGLLDQIQALRWIKENIQAFKGDPKRVTIFGSGAGASCVSLLTLSHYSEDLFQKAIIQSGTALSSWAVNYQPAKYTQMLAEKVGCNMLDTIDLVECLQNKNYKELIEQYITPAKYHIAFGPVIDGDVIPDDPQILMEQGEFLNYDIMLGVNQGEGFKFVDGIVDSEDGVSANDFDFAVSDFVDHLYGYPEGKDTLRETIKFMYTDWADKENPETRRKTLVALFTDHQWVAPAVATADLHAQYGSPTYFYAFYHHCQSDMKPSWADSAHGDEVPYVFGIPMIGPTDLFNCNFSKNDVMLSAVVMTYWTNFAKTGDPNQPVPQDTKFIHTKPNRFEEVAWSKYNPKDQLYLHIGLKPRVRDHYRATKVAFWLELVPHLHNINELFPYVSTTTKIPPQDTTPYLCTKRFPGKTWLSTTRHPVVPPANTKQVTDQRKSGEPEENTIIVENKRDYSTELSVTIAVGASLLFLNILAFAALYYKKDKRRHESNRRPSPQANAANDVAHIQNEEIMSLQMKQMEHEHGCEALQAQDTLRLTCPPDYAFTLRRSPDDIPLMTPNTITMIPNSLAGMQPMHTFNTFSGPQNSTNLPHGHSTTRV
- the LOC108920485 gene encoding neuroligin-4, X-linked-like isoform X3, whose product is MAKPGGIAWPPFIFTPICLMLNVNLIFWIAALAVRFTIINCQQVQHTIVTTNYGKLRGLKTPLPNEILGPVEQYLGIPYASPPTGERRFQPPEPPSSWPGIRNATQFAPVCPQYLEDRFLLNDMLPVWFTANLDTVVTYVQDQNEDCLYLNIYVPTEDVGARTQSQDDDITSYDGGEDEDIHDENGLKPVMVYIHGGSYMEGTGNMIDGSVLASYGNVIVVTINYRLGVLGFLSTGDQAAKGNYGLLDQIQALRWIKENIQAFKGDPKRVTIFGSGAGASCVSLLTLSHYSEDLFQKAIIQSGTALSSWAVNYQPAKYTQMLAEKVGCNMLDTIDLVECLQNKNYKELIEQYITPAKYHIAFGPVIDGDVIPDDPQILMEQGEFLNYDIMLGVNQGEGFKFVDGIVDSEDGVSANDFDFAVSDFVDHLYGYPEGKDTLRETIKFMYTDWADKENPETRRKTLVALFTDHQWVAPAVATADLHAQYGSPTYFYAFYHHCQSDMKPSWADSAHGDEVPYVFGIPMIGPTDLFNCNFSKNDVMLSAVVMTYWTNFAKTGDPNQPVPQDTKFIHTKPNRFEEVAWSKYNPKDQLYLHIGLKPRVRDHYRATKVAFWLELVPHLHNINELFPYVSTTTKIPPQDTTPYLCTKRFPGKTWLSTTRHPVVPPANTKQVTDQRKSGEPEENTIIVENKRDYSTELSVTIAVGASLLFLNILAFAALYYKKDKRRHESNRRPSPQANAANDVAHIQNEEIMSLQMKQMEHEHGCEALQAQDTLRLTCPPDYAFTLRRSPDDIPLMTPNTITMIPNSLAGMQPMHTFNTFSGPQNSTNLPHGHSTTRV
- the LOC108920485 gene encoding neuroligin-4, X-linked-like isoform X12 — encoded protein: MAKPGGIAWPPFIFTPICLMLNVNLIFWIAALAVRFTIINCQQVQHTIVTTNYGKLRGLKTPLPNEILGPVEQYLGIPYASPPTGERRFQPPEPPSSWPGIRNATQFAPVCPQYLEDRFLLNDMLPVWFTANLDTVVTYVQDQNEDCLYLNIYVPTEDGSLTQSQDDDITSYDGGEDEDIHDENGLKPVMVYIHGGSYMEGTGNMIDGSVLASYGNVIVVTINYRLGVLGFLSTGDQAAKGNYGLLDQIQALRWIKENIQAFKGDPKRVTIFGSGAGASCVSLLTLSHYSEGKYLFQKAIIQSGTALSSWAVNYQPAKYTQMLAEKVGCNMLDTIDLVECLQNKNYKELIEQYITPAKYHIAFGPVIDGDVIPDDPQILMEQGEFLNYDIMLGVNQGEGFKFVDGIVDSEDGVSANDFDFAVSDFVDHLYGYPEGKDTLRETIKFMYTDWADKENPETRRKTLVALFTDHQWVAPAVATADLHAQYGSPTYFYAFYHHCQSDMKPSWADSAHGDEVPYVFGIPMIGPTDLFNCNFSKNDVMLSAVVMTYWTNFAKTGDPNQPVPQDTKFIHTKPNRFEEVAWSKYNPKDQLYLHIGLKPRVRDHYRATKVAFWLELVPHLHNINELFPYVSTTTKIPPQDTTPYLCTKRFPGKTWLSTTRHPVVPPANTKQVTDQRKSGEPEENTIIVENKRDYSTELSVTIAVGASLLFLNILAFAALYYKKDKRRHESNRRPSPQANAANDVAHIQNEEIMSLQMKQMEHEHGCEALQAQDTLRLTCPPDYAFTLRRSPDDIPLMTPNTITMIPNSLAGMQPMHTFNTFSGPQNSTNLPHGHSTTRV
- the LOC108920485 gene encoding neuroligin-4, X-linked-like isoform X14, whose amino-acid sequence is MAKPGGIAWPPFIFTPICLMLNVNLIFWIAALAVRFTIINCQQVQHTIVTTNYGKLRGLKTPLPNEILGPVEQYLGIPYASPPTGERRFQPPEPPSSWPGIRNATQFAPVCPQYLEDRFLLNDMLPVWFTANLDTVVTYVQDQNEDCLYLNIYVPTEDDIHDENGLKPVMVYIHGGSYMEGTGNMIDGSVLASYGNVIVVTINYRLGVLGFLSTGDQAAKGNYGLLDQIQALRWIKENIQAFKGDPKRVTIFGSGAGASCVSLLTLSHYSEGKYLFQKAIIQSGTALSSWAVNYQPAKYTQMLAEKVGCNMLDTIDLVECLQNKNYKELIEQYITPAKYHIAFGPVIDGDVIPDDPQILMEQGEFLNYDIMLGVNQGEGFKFVDGIVDSEDGVSANDFDFAVSDFVDHLYGYPEGKDTLRETIKFMYTDWADKENPETRRKTLVALFTDHQWVAPAVATADLHAQYGSPTYFYAFYHHCQSDMKPSWADSAHGDEVPYVFGIPMIGPTDLFNCNFSKNDVMLSAVVMTYWTNFAKTGDPNQPVPQDTKFIHTKPNRFEEVAWSKYNPKDQLYLHIGLKPRVRDHYRATKVAFWLELVPHLHNINELFPYVSTTTKIPPQDTTPYLCTKRFPGKTWLSTTRHPVVPPANTKQVTDQRKSGEPEENTIIVENKRDYSTELSVTIAVGASLLFLNILAFAALYYKKDKRRHESNRRPSPQANAANDVAHIQNEEIMSLQMKQMEHEHGCEALQAQDTLRLTCPPDYAFTLRRSPDDIPLMTPNTITMIPNSLAGMQPMHTFNTFSGPQNSTNLPHGHSTTRV